GGAACCCGACATCCACCAGGCGCTGGATGCTCAGCACCGGCATGGACGACTGAAGACTGAAGGCCAGCAGCAGCGCGAAAGCGCCCGCCGTGAACAGCATGGCCCGCCGCACGCTCAGCAGGGCGAACCCCAGCACCACCACCATCACTTCAGTGGACGTGCCGACCCACTGCTGCTCATGCTGTCCCCACTCCAGCGCCAGGGTCGCCGCCAGCCACATCAAGGCCAGTGGCATCACCCAGTTGCCCAGGGCCTCGGGTGGCAAGGCCCGGCGCCACGCCCACCAGCCCAGCAGACCAGTCAATACCACCCCCGCCAGGTTCAGCGCGGCCATCAGCTCGTGTTGCAGTTGCCATTCCAGCACGGCGCAGATGGCGTGGTAGGCCATGGTGCTGACCGACAGCAGCGCCAGCCCCTGCCGGCGCCGGGCGGCGGCGGTGAAGCTGACCTTGAGTGGCAAGACTTGCTGGGACAGACGCGATGGGGCAGCCATAAAAATCCACCGTCCAGTCAAACATATTGACCTTCCCGCTTTTCTTACATCCCACGGGCATTGAGGAAGGAAAAAGGGAGCCACTCATGTGCCACCTTTCCGGGATTGGTTCTCCTTCTGAGCGTAGTCAGCCACATTCCCCTCGGGCTGCCGCGCCACTGGCCAGGGGTTTCCGTGAGTGCTATGGGGATCAGATGAGCTGGGATAAATCCTGACAGGCTACGGTAAAGCCCCTCTGAACCGCATCCGCTAGCGCCAGTGGCCGAGCCTTGTATGCGTTTTGAAGCTGTAAGCGGCAGCCAGGCAGACCGAGGATGAGACGTGAGCCAGAAAGAAAACAAACCCCTAGCGCGTCACCCTATTCCCGCAACAAACCTGAAGCGCTTCCACACGAATGCCACGCGGCGGCTTGCTGTCATAGGGCATGACCACCGAGCAGCGACCCAAGCAACCCTGCGTCAAGATTCACGGAGCCTGGACTGGCGACGTGGGGCATCCCAAGCGCGTGTTCAACGGCCAAGTCACGGAATCGACCGTCACCGGCATCGTGGTCGGGACAAAGGCGAAGGTGACTTATCACGCCCCCGCCCAGCGCACCACCGATGTCACTGAGCACGGCACCTACACACTGCATGCCGGTACACAGAAGCTGAAGCTGATGAGCTTCATCAACATGACCGAGAAAACTGGCGGCAAGCAGGACACCGAAGCGGAGGACTGGCAGGCCACGCCATTACCGCAGTAACCGCCAGGAAACCGGGAGAAGGGAGGTTGTGGGCATCTCCGGCCTCACAAGTCCCGCCCACTGAAGCGCCACATGCCCGCCAGGACGGCAAGAAAGGTAAGTCCTGCGGCCCAGGCAATCAGCCAAGCGGCAATGGGTTCGGTGGCGAAGAAGGGGTTGGTTCCCCGGCTGATTTCGCCCACCTGACGCATGATTTCGGGTTGCAGATGGTAACTGGCGCCGAGCCACAGGGCGTTGGTGGGCATGACGGCGTTGGCGAGTTTGCCGAGGGTGGTCAGTGTGGGGGTGTCGGAGAGGCTGCCGATGGCCGTGAGGATGCCCCCGGTGAAGCCCAGCCCGTACAGGACGAACACCCCGATGCCGTTGGCGAGCGTGGTAAACAACGTGCTGCCAAGTACCGTCAGGGCCGTAAGCAGAAGAACCGCGAGCAGCACCAGCAGTACGGCGGGTAGGGCGTCGGGCGGCGTGTAGCCGGTGATGGCGTACACGCCGCCCAGCAGGGTCACGCTGAGCAGGGCGACGTAACCGACATTCACGGCAGCGAACCCCAGCCAGCGGCCCAGCACCAGGGCGGCGCGGCTGACCGGGCGGGCGATCACGCTTTGCATCACGCCGCTTTCGATATCGCCACTGACGGATGACACGGTGGAGAGCACGGCCATCAGGGCGCCCAGGAAATAGACGAGGTACATGCCGAACATGGTGGCGAACATCACGGGAAGGTTGGATGACCCGGTGGGGCTGCGTTCCAGTCCGGCTTCGGCGGCACGGGCGTCCAGCCGGACTTCCATCTTGTAGATGCCGAACAGGTAAAACCCGATAAACAGCGCCGTGAGCACCAGGAGCACGGCGACGAGTTTCTTGCGCAGGGCTTCGCGCAGCGAGAGTTCCGCGATGAGCAGGGCATTATGCACGGGCGGCCCCCACGCTCTTAACTCCCTGTGTCTGAGCGGGGAGTTCGTCGTTCAGTTCAAGGAACAGGGTTTCCAGGTCCGGGCGGCGTGGGGTCAGGGCGTACAGCCTCGCGCCGCTCTCGAAGATGGCCTGCGCGACGGCGGGCAGCATGTCTTCGCGTTCCAGCCACACCTCCACGTCGGCGCGGCCTGGGGTGTTCGTGTCCTGGCGGTGAATTTCGCCCAGCCGGGCCAGAGTGTCCAGCAGGCCGGGGTTCAGTTCGTCCACGCGAATGTCCACCGGGACGACACCGCCCATCAGTTCACGCATGGTGCCCTGCGTCTGCACTTTGCCCTGCCGCACGAAGGCCACACGGTCACACACCTGCTCGACCTCCGAAAGCAGGTGAGAATTCAGGAAGACCGCCACACCCGCCGCCCGCAACTCCTCGATAATTTCGCGCACCTCCACACGCCCGATGGGGTCGAGGGCGCTGGTCGGTTCATCCAGAAACACCAGGGAAGGCCGCGCCAGAATCGCCCCGGCCAGGCCGCAGCGTTGCAGCATGCCCTTGCTGTACCCGCTCAGGGGCTCGTGACCGCGCCCGCCGAGGCCCACGGTTTCCAGCACTTGCGGAACACGGGTACGCAACTCGCCCGGCTTCATGCCGGCCAGCCGGCCGTGAAAATTCAGGAACTCCTGCCCGGTCATCCAGGTCTGAAACCGGAACTGCTCCGGCAAAAAGCCCAGGCGGGCGCGAATGGCCGGGTCGGCGGGCGAACCGCCCAGCACGCGCAGCTCTCCCCCGCTGGGCATCACCAGGCCCAGCAGCATTTTCACGGTGGTGCTTTTGCCCGCGCCGTTCGGCCCCAGAAACCCGAACACCTCGCCGGGCGGCACGGTCAGGCTCAGACCGTCCACCACCGCCCGGCCCCGGTACACCTTGCGAAGTTCGCGCGTTTCGATGGCATTGGCCCTGGCAGTCACAGGCGTCAGGATAGGCCAGACGCCCGTGTGAAACGTCCACCGAAAGTTACGGCAGAGCGCTTGAGAGGGCTTTGAATAACGCAAGACCGCACAGTTTCTGTGGTTCCAGACGGCAGAGAGTGCAAACCCGGATAAGATGCTGGGCGCATGTCCGCCCCGTTCGCCTTCGTGAAAATGACCACCAGTAGCAGCGAGAAAGCCGTCTGGCGCAAGTTTTCCCGCCCAGTACAGGTGGTCGAAACGAGCGACTTGAACGGAGTCAAGGCGAAGCTGGCGGAAGTGGAACGTCTTACCAGCACGGGCCTGTACGCCGTGGGGTTCGTCAGTTACGAGGCCGCGCCTGCCTTCGAGCCGGCGTTTCCGGTGCGCGCAACGCCGGACTTCCCGCTGTTGTGGTTCGCCCTTTTTCAGGACGTGGAGGAAGTGGCCCCGCACAGCCAGCAGCCGTACACGGTGGGCGACTGGAAGTTGAACCTCTCGCGCGCCGAGTACGACGCGGGCATTGCGCGGGTGCGGGCAGAAATCGCGGCTGGAAACACCTATCAGGTCAACTTCACGGGCCGTCTGCGCACGGCGTTCGGCGGGGACGCGCTGGCGTTCTTCTCGCGCCTGAGTGCGGCGCAGGACACCGAGTATTCGGCGTTCATCGACACGGGGCGGTTTCAGATTCTGTCGGTGTCGCCGGAACTGTTTTTCCGTGTAGAAGGCGAGACCCTGACCACCAAGCCCATGAAGGGAACCACTGGGCGCGGTTTGAACGAGGCCGGAGACGCTGCACAGGCGGCGTGGCTAAAGTCGTCCGTGAAAGACCGGGCCGAGAACGTGATGATCGTGGATCTGCTGCGCAACGACCTGGGGCGGGTGGCGCAGTTCGGCAGCGTGCGCGTCACGGAATTGTGCGCCGTGGAGAAGTACCCGACGCTGCTGACCATGACCAGCACTGTTCAGGCCGTGAAGCGCCGGGGGATTGGTCTGGTGGACATCTTCACGGCGCTGTTCCCGTGTGGTTCGGTGACGGGCGCCCCCAAAATCAACACCATGCACCTCATTCACGAGCTGGAACCGCAGGCGCGGCGCGTGTACTGCGGCGCGGTGGGCCTGGTGGAGCCGGGCGACGGCGTCAGGGTAAGGGCCGTGTTCAATGTTCCCATTCGCACGGTGCTGATCGACTCGTTGACGGGCGTGGCGGAGTACGGCGCGGGCGGTGGAATTACCTGGGACAGCGAGGCGGGCGGCGAATACGATGAGCTCCTGACAAAATCCCGCGTGCTGACCAGTGAGAAACAGAGGTTCGAGTTGCTGGAGACTCTGCGGTTACAGCAGGGTCAGGCCGTGAATGCCCCCCTTCATCTGGAACGGCTGGCGTCCAGTGCGCGTTACTTCGGGTTTGTGTTCGATGTGGAAGCGGCCTGGGCCGCGTTGCGACAGGCCAGCCAGGACACCCCAACCGGGACGCACCGCCTGCGCCTGCTGCTCTCGAAGGCTGGAGAAATCACCGTTCAGACGCTGCCGCTGGGCGAGAACCCGCCAGTCGTGCGGGCGCACCTGGCCCGGACGCCCATGTCTTCACGCGACGTGTTCCTGTACCACAAGACCACCCAGCGCGCCGTGTACGGGCAGCACACCCAGAACATCCCAGCGGGCGAGGAAGTTCTTCTGTTCAACGAACGCGGCGAACTGACGGAATTCACTGCGGGCAACGTGGTGCTTGAACTTGATGGGCGACTTTACACGCCGCCCATTGCCAGCGGCCTGCTGGCGGGGATAGAGAGACGGCGCGCCATCGAGGAAAACGGCGTGGCCGAGCGGATGCTCACCGTTCAGGACTTGCAGAACGCGCAGACCATCTGGCACCTGAACAGCCTGCGCGGCTGGCGCAGGGTGGAACTTCTTCAGAGGCTCAGCGCCACGGCTCGATAATCACTTTGCCGGTGGTTTTCCGGTCGAGGATATCCTGAAAAGCCTGGGGGCTGTCCGCGAGGGCGTACACCGGGCCGACCTGCGGGACGACCTTTCCGCTGGCCAGGAGCGGCGGCACTTCCCTCATGGCCTGGGCGGCGGCTTCCGCGTCGGTCAGCAGGCTGGTGAGCCACAGGCCCGTGACGGTCAGGTTGCGTTTCATCAGTTCCACCGGGCGCAGGCTGGCCTGTTCGCGGCTGGCGTTCCCGATGACAATGACGCGGCCCCGGTTGGCGGCCATGTCCAGGCTCTCCTGAAAACGCTTGCCGCCCACGACTTCCAGCACGAGGGGAACGCCGCGGCCGCCCGCCGCTTCCCTCACTTTTTGCACGCGTTCCGGGTCATCCTGGAGCAGCGTGACGTCCGCGCCCAGCTCCCGCGCCAGCCCAAGTTTCTCGTCGGTGGACGCCATGGCGATGACGTTCAGGCCCATCGCCTTGGCCACTTGAATGCTGGCGGTGCCGAGGGCACCTGCGGCGGCCTGCACCAGCACCCACTCGCCCACCTGGCCGTGTCCCAGCGTTTTCAAGCCGTGGTACGCAGTCAGGTAGGACACCGGAAAAGCGGCGGCCTGCGCGGCGCTGAAACTCTCCGGCACCGGCAGCAACGTCGCGGCCGGCACCGCCGCGAACTGCGCCAGACCGCCCGTCCCGGCCAGGCACGCCACGCGCTGCCCCACCCTGAACCCCGACACGCCCTCGCCCAGGGCCTCGATCACCCCGGCAAACTCCATCCCCGGCGTGTACGGGTACTTCGTGCGCGTCAGGTACTCCCCGCTGACCGTCAGCACGTCGGCGAAGTTGATCCCCGCCGCCTCGACCCGCAGCAGCACGTGCCCCGGCGTGACCTGCGGGCGCGGCAAGTCCGAGGGGCGCATCACTTCGGCAGGGGTTCCCCGGTCAGCCACGTGCACAGCTTTCATCATGGAAGTCATGCGGGAAGAATAGGGCCTGTGGCTTCTGGGCTGTGGCTGGTGGAGAAGGGATCATAAGGGGAACACGGGTGGAAGGGTTTTTGGCCTGCTGCCGCTGCCCTCATGTCCGTACACGGCGTTTGACCGCCTGGGCGTGGCGTGGAAAGCTTGGGGGGAATTTTTGAGGAGGCTGAAGCATGAGCATCGTTGAGCAATCCCGTCAGGGGAACGTCCTGATTCTGACTGTAAATAACCCGCCCGTGAACGCGTTCTCGCCAGGCGTGCCGGAAGGCTTGCACGCGGGCCTGGACGTGGCCGAGAAGGACGAGAGCATCAGGGCCGTGGTGATTATGGGCGGTGGGCGCACCTTTATTGCCGGAGCGGATATTCGGACATTCAACCTGCCGCGTGAGCAGGCCCCGGATCTGCGTGGATTTATCTCGCGCCTTGACCAGTTTCCCAAGGCCACCGTGGCCGCCATTCACGGCACGGCGCTGGGCGGGGGCCTGGAGGTCACGCTGGCGTGCCATTACCGCGTGGCCGTGCCGGACGCTCAACTGGGGCTGCCGGAGGTCAAACTGGGGGTTTTGCCCGGCGCGGGGGGCACGCAGCGGTTGCCGCGCGTGGTGGGCGCCGCCAGGGCGCTGGAAATGATGCTGTCCGGCACGCCCATCAAGGCCACGCAGGCGCACCAACTGGGCCTGGTGGATGAACTGATAGAAGGGGATCTGCTGGCCGGCGCGGTGAAATTCGCCTCAGAGCACGCGGACGCCCGCCCGTTGCCGCG
This portion of the Deinococcus fonticola genome encodes:
- a CDS encoding ABC transporter ATP-binding protein, which codes for MTARANAIETRELRKVYRGRAVVDGLSLTVPPGEVFGFLGPNGAGKSTTVKMLLGLVMPSGGELRVLGGSPADPAIRARLGFLPEQFRFQTWMTGQEFLNFHGRLAGMKPGELRTRVPQVLETVGLGGRGHEPLSGYSKGMLQRCGLAGAILARPSLVFLDEPTSALDPIGRVEVREIIEELRAAGVAVFLNSHLLSEVEQVCDRVAFVRQGKVQTQGTMRELMGGVVPVDIRVDELNPGLLDTLARLGEIHRQDTNTPGRADVEVWLEREDMLPAVAQAIFESGARLYALTPRRPDLETLFLELNDELPAQTQGVKSVGAARA
- a CDS encoding NADPH:quinone oxidoreductase family protein; translated protein: MTSMMKAVHVADRGTPAEVMRPSDLPRPQVTPGHVLLRVEAAGINFADVLTVSGEYLTRTKYPYTPGMEFAGVIEALGEGVSGFRVGQRVACLAGTGGLAQFAAVPAATLLPVPESFSAAQAAAFPVSYLTAYHGLKTLGHGQVGEWVLVQAAAGALGTASIQVAKAMGLNVIAMASTDEKLGLARELGADVTLLQDDPERVQKVREAAGGRGVPLVLEVVGGKRFQESLDMAANRGRVIVIGNASREQASLRPVELMKRNLTVTGLWLTSLLTDAEAAAQAMREVPPLLASGKVVPQVGPVYALADSPQAFQDILDRKTTGKVIIEPWR
- the pabB gene encoding aminodeoxychorismate synthase component I translates to MSAPFAFVKMTTSSSEKAVWRKFSRPVQVVETSDLNGVKAKLAEVERLTSTGLYAVGFVSYEAAPAFEPAFPVRATPDFPLLWFALFQDVEEVAPHSQQPYTVGDWKLNLSRAEYDAGIARVRAEIAAGNTYQVNFTGRLRTAFGGDALAFFSRLSAAQDTEYSAFIDTGRFQILSVSPELFFRVEGETLTTKPMKGTTGRGLNEAGDAAQAAWLKSSVKDRAENVMIVDLLRNDLGRVAQFGSVRVTELCAVEKYPTLLTMTSTVQAVKRRGIGLVDIFTALFPCGSVTGAPKINTMHLIHELEPQARRVYCGAVGLVEPGDGVRVRAVFNVPIRTVLIDSLTGVAEYGAGGGITWDSEAGGEYDELLTKSRVLTSEKQRFELLETLRLQQGQAVNAPLHLERLASSARYFGFVFDVEAAWAALRQASQDTPTGTHRLRLLLSKAGEITVQTLPLGENPPVVRAHLARTPMSSRDVFLYHKTTQRAVYGQHTQNIPAGEEVLLFNERGELTEFTAGNVVLELDGRLYTPPIASGLLAGIERRRAIEENGVAERMLTVQDLQNAQTIWHLNSLRGWRRVELLQRLSATAR
- a CDS encoding ABC transporter permease yields the protein MHNALLIAELSLREALRKKLVAVLLVLTALFIGFYLFGIYKMEVRLDARAAEAGLERSPTGSSNLPVMFATMFGMYLVYFLGALMAVLSTVSSVSGDIESGVMQSVIARPVSRAALVLGRWLGFAAVNVGYVALLSVTLLGGVYAITGYTPPDALPAVLLVLLAVLLLTALTVLGSTLFTTLANGIGVFVLYGLGFTGGILTAIGSLSDTPTLTTLGKLANAVMPTNALWLGASYHLQPEIMRQVGEISRGTNPFFATEPIAAWLIAWAAGLTFLAVLAGMWRFSGRDL